The Alcaligenes faecalis sequence CTGAACCAGATGCCTACCCGTCAACTGCACGTGCCTGTCCCCGAGGACAAGGTCTTGCAAACAATTGCACAGCACATGCAGCAACAACCTGACGCACGTCCCACGATGGCCGCCTGGGCCAAGGAACTGGCCATGAGTGAGCGCACCCTGGCCCGACATATGCTAAAACACACAGGGATGAGCTTTGGCCGCTGGCGTCAACAATTCATGATTATGCTGGCCCTGCAAAAACTGGGTTCGGGAATGTCCGTAAAGAGCACGGCCAGGGAATTGGGTTACACCTCTATCAGTGCCTTTATTACCGTTTTCAAATCTATTTTGGGCGATACCCCCAGCCGTTACGTAAACCAGCCCCACTCCTCTTGAGTCTCTTCTACGGCCCTCACCACACACATCCATGTCTTTCACACACCTGTCCCGCCTCGGGTATCTGCAGCGCCTATTGAGTTGGTTTCAGATCTCTCATATATCAGCGGGGCTCATTGCCGTACTGGTCGGCTACACCAGTTCTGCCGCCATTGTTTTTCAGGCAGCGCAAGCAGCCGGAGCCAGCACTGCCGAGCTGGGTTCCTGGATGTGGTCTTTGGGTATTGGTCTGGGCCTGCTGTCGGCAGGTCTGTCACTACGCTACAAAATTCCGATTCTCACCGCCTGGTCCACACCCGGCGCCGCTCTGCTGGCCACCGGTCTGGTCGGTCTGCCCATGTCCCAGGCTGTAGGGATTTTCCTGTTTTCCTCCTTGTTGACCACCCTTTGCGGTCTTAGCGGCAGCTTTCAAAAGTTGATGCAATACATGCCTCGCAGCATTGCCGGTGCCATGCTGGGCGGGATCTTGCTGCGTTTTGGCCTGGACCTGTTTGGTGCCATGCAAACCCAGTGGCTGCTATGCCTGAGCATGTTCATCGTGTTCCTGGTGATACGCCAATGGTCGCCCCGCTATGCCGTGCCTCTGGCACTGGTGGCCGGTGTCACGATTGCCGCCCTGCAAGGTTTGCTGAACATGGACATTTTGAGCTGGACGCCTGCAACACCGGTATTGGTCTGGCCCGAGTTTTCCTGGACGGCCCTGATCGGTGTGGGCATTCCCTTTTTCATCGTGACCATGAGCTCACAGAACATCCCGGGCGTGGCCGTGCTGAAAGCCCATAACTACGATGCCCCCAACTCCACCGTTATCAGTTGGACCGGGATTGTCGGCCTGATCTTTGGCCCCTTCGGTGGCTATGCCTACAATCTGGCTGCGATCAGTGCCGCCCTGTGCATGACTCCGGAAGTCGATGCAGACCCGCGCCAACGTTATCGCGCCAGTGTCTGGGCCGGTCTTTTCTATTTTGCGGCCGGTATTTTTGGTGCTACTGTCGTCAGCCTGTTTGCAGCCTTCCCCACAGAATTGATCGCCGCTATCGCTGGTCTTGCCTTGCTGGGCACGATAGGCAACAGCATTCACATGGCACTGGAGGCTCCAGATACTCGCGACGCGGCGCTCGTCACCTTTTTGACTACCGCCTCAGGCATGAGCCTGCTCAATATCGGCAGCGCCTTTTGGGGTTTGGTTTTCGGCATGGCTATGTATTTGATTCAGAAACGAAAGGTGTCCTGAAACGGCTCTTCCCCCGATCTTTGTTCAAGACGGCAAACAAGCTTCACATTTGCTTGCCTGGCCGTCTTCATCATTTGGCACACTACAGGCGTGACCACTTTTCTTTAATCGGAGGTGCTTCATGCCCGCTTTATCTCAAGCTCAACAAAAAGCCGCCGGCGCTGCCTTGTCTGCAAAACGGGGAGAGACGCCCGTATCCAGCCTGAAAGGAGCATCAATAGAAATGTATAAAACGCTCAGTGAAGGTGAGTTGGAAGAACTGGCCAGCACCGATACCGCGCGCCGTAACCTGCCTGAACGCAAATCCTGATCAGACCGCCTGAACGCGCACGCCACTTTGCTTGAAAGCTTGATGCAAACGCTGCGCGAATTCGGCAGCACCAGCCTGATCCCCATGCAGACACAAGGTATCGGCCGACAAGGGCACCGTTTTACCTGACAGACTGGTAACGGTGCCTTGCTCTATCATCTGCATGACTTGCTGTACGGACTGATCGGCGTCGACAATCATGGCGCCGGCTTGCTGACGGGGTGTCAAACTGCCATCGTCCTGATAGCTGCGGTCAGCAAACACCTCTTGTGCTACCGTCAGGCCCGCATCACGCCCGGCCTGCACCTGCACACTGCCTGCCAGCGCATACAGAATCAGGCTGCGATCAATATCGGCTACTGCCTGGGCAATGGCTTTTGCCAGTGCCCCATCACGGGCGGCCATATTGTAGAGAGCACCATGTGCCTTGACGTGATGCAAGGCAGCACCCTGTGTGCGGGCAACCGCAGCCAAGGCCCCCACCTGCACCACTACCATGTCATACACCTGCTCGGGGGTAAGCGCCATCACCCGCCGGCCAAAACCGGCCAGATCCGGCAGACCAGGGTGGGCGCCTAGCTTCACGCCATGTTGTAGCGCCAGGGCCACGGTCTGGCGCATGGTGCCGGGGTCCCCAGCATGGAAGCCACAGGCGATATTCACCGACGTCACCCACGGAATCACCTGCTCATCATGGCCCATGACCCAGGGGCCAAAGCTCTCACCCATGTCGCAGTTCAAATCAATACTCAAGCTCATGGAGTTCCCTCTGATAATCCGTCCAAGCGGCCTGCAGCCTGGGCAATGCAACGCCTGAACCACAGCAGCTCTGCCGCATTATGCGTGCGCGGGTGCCACAATTGATAAAACCGCATGAGCGGAAAGTGAACCGGGCAAGGCAACACGGTAATCGGCAAAATACGAGCATAGTACTCGGCAAACTGCCGGTTAGTGGTGAACACCATGTCCGTGCGACTCAAAATGCCGGGTACCAGGCCGAAATACGGCACCACCATCTGTACCTGACGACTGATGCCCTGCTCGGCCAGACAGCCGTCAATAAAGCCGCGCTTATCGGTAACGTGGGCGGACGGAGCCAGATGGGGCATGTCCAGATAGTGTTGCAAGGACAGACCACGCTGCGCCAGCGGATGATGGCGGCCCAGCATACAGACCACCTCGTCATCAAACAGGCGCGCCAGATGCAGCTTTTCCGGGGGCTCCAACCAATTGCCAATCACCACGTCCAGTTCGCCCTCCTCCAGGGCCTGCACATAGTCCAGATCCGGATTGATGGTATGGACCACCAGCCTGGCCTGGGGCGCCTGACGACGCACCCGTTCCGCAATATCCGGGATAAAGGCACCATCCAGATAGTCGGGTGCCCCCAGGTTGAAAACCCGAGTAGACTGACTGGGATCCATAGGCTCGGCGCTAGCAGAAAGTCGCTCGATCGCTTGCAGGGCTTCAGTGGCATGTGCCAGCAAAAAGGGACCGCGTTCGGTAGGCACCATTCCCTTTTTGCCGCGTAACAAAATTGGATCGCCCGTAATTTCGCGCAAGCGCCGCAAGGCATTGCTAACGGCCGGCTGAGACATGCCCAAGCGAATAGCCGTACGCGAGACGCTGTGCTCTTTGAGCAGCGACTGCAATACCCGCAACAGATGCAGATCTAGTTGTTCTCGTAATTTTGGCATGGTCTCAATAATACAAGCGCCGGCCCACGTCGTTGATCGGTATAGACACTCATACGCCTATATAGTGAACATCATTCCAAGCAAATGTTCGCATCCTAAGCAAATGCTATCTTCGATCCGTAAAAAAACCAGTCGAGTGAGATCATGGAGACAAGAGCAATTCGTTTTATTTATCGCGGCGAAGTACAGGAGGTGGCTCACACCCCCACCACGCGAACCGTTTTACAGCATATTCGTGAGGATCTGCATTGCACCGGCACCAAAGAAGGCTGTGCCGAGGGTGACTGCGGCGCCTGCACGGTCATGATTGGCGAACTGGACCAGAACAATCAACTGCAATTGCGTGCCGTCAATGCCTGTATCCAATTGCTGCCTACGCTGGACGGCAAGGTGCTCTACACCATTGAGGATCTGCGCCAGGACGATGGCACCTTGCACCCGGTGCAGCAAGCCATGGTGGACTGGCACGGCGCCCAGTGCGGCTTTTGTACGCCCGGCTTCATCATGTCGCTGTGGGGCCTGTACATGACGCATTCGCCCAAAGACGGCCCGGTTTCCCGCGAACAGATCGACGATGTGCTCTCGGGCAATCTGTGCCGCTGTACCGGCTACCGCCCCATTATTGATGCGGCCAAGGCCATGCACAGCTATCCGGCTGTCAGCATGGATCGCCAATCCATTGAGAACAAGCTGCGCGCCATTCGTCAGGACGGCATGCTGGCCTATGAATACCAGGACCAAACCTTCCACGCCCCCCGTACGCTGGACCAGTTGGCCCAACTGCGTGAGCAATATCCGCAAGCCCGCATTCTGGCGGGCAGCACCGATATTGGCCTGTGGGTGACCAAGCAATTCCGCGATTTGCCACATCTGATCTATATCGGTCAGGTGGCCGAGCTGCGCGAACTGAAAACCACCGGGGACGATCTTTACATTGGTGCAGGCGTGCTGCTGAACGATGCTTTCGATGCCCTGATCAAAGACCACCCCGAATTGACGGAACTGCGCCAGCGTTTTGCCTCCTTCCCTATCCGCAATGCCGGTACCTTGGGCGGCAACGTGGCCAACGGCTCGCCTATTGGCGACTCCATGCCGGCCCTGATTGCCATGCGTACTCGTGTGGTACTGCGCAAAGGCGCGATCGAACGCGTCCTGCCTTTGGAAGACCTGTATCTGGCCTACCAGAAAACCGCCATGGAACCGGGCGAGTTCGTGCAAGGCCTGCTGGTCCCACGCAGCAAGGGCCAATGGCAATTCCGCACCTACAAGCTGTCCAAGCGTTTCGACCAGGACATTTCTGCCGTGTGTGCCGCCTTTGCCGTGGAGCTGGATAACAAAATCGTCAAACAGGCCCGCATTGCTTTTGGCGGTATGGCGGCCACGCCAAAACGAGCCAGCCACGCTGAACAAGTGTTGCAAGGCCAGGAATGGAACGAGGAAAATGTACAAGCAGCCATGCAGGCGCTGCAACAGGACTACCAGGCTCTAAGCGACATGCGTGCCAGCAGCGAATACCGCAATCAAAGTGCGGCCAATTTGCTGTACCGCTTCTTCCTGGAGACCCACCCTGAACACGCTTTGAGTCCCGCCCAGTTGAATGTCTTTCACCGAGCTCAAGCCAGCCTGGAGACTTTGTGATGAAAATTGACCATATCGACCACCTGAACACCGCCACGGCGCAACGAGTCGGCGTGTCCTTTTTGCACGAGTCGGCAGACCTGCACGTGAGCGGCACCGCCACGTATACCGATGACTTGCCCGAATTGCAGGGCACGGCCCATATTGCGCTGGGCATGTCGGAAAAAGCCCATGCCCGTTTGCTGGACGTGGATCTGGACGCCGTCCGTCAGGCCCCCGGCGTCATTGCGGTCCTGACCGTTGCCGACATTCCCGCCGCCAATAATTGCGGCCCGATTCTGCATGACGACCCGATTCTGGCCGATGGCGTGGTGCATTACGTTGGCCAACCGATTTTTGCGGTGATCGCCAAATCCCACGACCAGGCACGCCGTGCCGCGCGTCTGGGCAAAATCACCTATGAAGAGCTGCCTGCCATCCTGACTCCGCAAGAGGCCAAGGCGGCAAACGCCGGTGTTCTGCCCTTGATGAGCCTGAAACAAGGCGACGCCCAAAAAGCACTGGAATTGGCTCCGCACCGTCTGCAAGGCACTTTCCAATGCAACGGTCAGGAACAGTTTTATCTGGAAGGCCAGATTTCCTACGCCGTGCCCAAAGAATACGGTGCCGTGCATATCTGGTGCTCTACGCAGCACCCGTCGGAAATGCAGCAGCTGGTTGCCCACTGTCTGGGCGTTGGCGCGCACAAGGTACACGTGGAATGCCGTCGCATGGGCGGTGGTTTCGGTGGCAAGGAGTCCCAGTCGGCCCTGTACGCCTGCGTGGCCAGTGTGGCTGCCGTCAAGCTGCAACGCCCGATCAAGCTGCGCCTGGACCGCGACGATGACTTCATGATTACCGGCAAGCGTCACGGTTTCTACTACGAATACGATATTGGCTACGACGACGAAGGTCGCCTGCTGGGTGCTCGTCTGGACATGACCGCCAACTCGGGCTTTTCCGCCGACTTGTCCGGCCCCGTGGCAACCCGCGCCATCTGTCACTTTGACAATGCCTACTACCTGTCTGATGTAGACATGAGCGCGCTGTGCGGTCGCACCAATACCCAATCCAACACCGCCTTCCGAGGCTTTGGTGGCCCGCAAGGGGCCTTGGTGATGGAAGTGGCCCTGGACACCATTGCCCGCCGTCTGGGCAAAGATCCGCTGGACGTACGCCGCATCAACTTCTACGGTAAAGAAGACCGCAATGTGACGCCTTACGACCAAACCGTGGTCGATAACGTCATTCACGAACTGGTGGCCGAGCTGGAGGAAACCAGCGAATACCGTCAACGTCGTGAACAAATCCGTGAATTCAATGCCAGCAGCCCGGTTCTGAAAAAGGGTCTGGCGCTGACTCCGGTGAAATTCGGTATTTCCTTTAACGTCCCCGCTTTCAACCAGGCTGGTGCTCTGGTTCACGTCTATCGTGATGGCACCGTCCTGGTAAACCACGGTGGTACGGAAATGGGCCAGGGCCTGAACACCAAGGTGGCCCAGGTGGTCGCCCATGAACTGGGCCTGAATCTGGAGCACATCCGGGTCACGGCAACCGATACCACCAAAGTAGCCAACACCTCGGCCACCGCCGCGTCCACGGGGACAGATTTGAACGGTAAAGCCGCCCAGGATGCGGCCTGCCAAATTCGCCAGCGCCTGACGACGGTGGCGGCCCAGTTGTTCTCGGTTGAAGAATCCAGCGTGAAGTTCGAGCGCGGTCAGGTCCAGATCGGTGACCAGACCATGCCCTTCTTCCAACTGGTGGAACACGCCTACCAGGCCCGCGTCCAGTTATGGTCCGATGGTTTTTACGCCACCCCTGGCCTGCACTGGGACTCCAAAGTCATGAAGGGCAACCCCTTCTACTACTTCTCCTACGGAGCCGCCGTGGCTGAAGTACTGATCGATACGCTGACAGGTGAATCGCGCCTGCTGCGTGCGGACGTGCTGCACGATGTGGGCAAGTCCATCAACCCGGCCCTGGATATTGGCCAGGTTGAAGGCGCCTTTATTCAAGGCATGGGCTGGCTGACAACAGAAGAGCTGGTGTGGAATGCCCAAGGCAAGCTCACCACGCATGCGCCGTCGACTTACAAGATCCCGGCTATCAGCGACTGCCCCATAGACTTTCGCGTCAATCTGTTCGATGGCCGCAACGCCATGGATTCGATTCACCGCTCCAAAGCCGTGGGCGAGCCGCCCTTGCTGCTGCCCTTCTGCGTGTTCAACGCAATCCGCGACGCGGTCACCAGCGTAGGAAACTACCAGATCGAGCCCGAGCTGAACGCTCCCGCCACTGCCGAAGCCGTCATGCGGGCGGTTGCGGCTATTCGCAAAGCGAAATGAGTAACTGGCCTTCTCTTGCCCTCGCCCGCATAAAAGCGGGCGAGCGGCTGGTTTTGTGCTCGGTGGCGCTGGCCAAAGGCTCCACTCCGCGCACCGCAGGCACGGCCATGCTGTTCAGCCAAACTGAGCAGTGGCTGACCATTGGTGGCGGGCACCTGGAATGGGTAGCGGCAGAACAGGCTCGTGTCATGCTCAGCCAGCCCTGCAGCTCCGGCTGGAGCATGAGTCGCCTGCCGCTGGGCCCCAGCCTGGGCCAATGTTGCGGCGGGGTGGTTACCTTGCTGTACGAAACTCTGGATGCGTCAGACTTGGGCTGGCTGGAAGAACTGAACAACACCGTGCGGGCCGGTCAGGCGACCAGCCGCCGTTCGCAATTGCTCTCGGACGGCAACAAGCAGGTTGATATCCAAAGCCCTTCGATTGTGGACGAGTCCCGACTGGACTACGACGGCTCGCAAGGCGTCTGGATGGAAGACCTGCCGCCCCCGCCACTGACCATTTTGCTGTTTGGAGCCGGTCACGTAGGCGAAGCACTGGTGCAGATTCTGGGCACCCTGCCATGCCGGGTTCTGTGGATTGACGAGCGCCCCGAGCTGTTTCCCGCTCAGGTTCCCAGCAATGTCAGCCTGGAAGTAACCGATATCCCCGATGCCCTGATCGAACAAGCTCCAAGCAATAGCTATTTTCTGATAATGACGCATAATCACGGCCTTGATCTGGCGCTGTGCCAAACGATCTTGCGCCGCCCCGATACGGCCTATGTCGGCCTGATCGGTTCCATGACCAAACGCCGGCAATTCGAGCGCCGCCTGCAGCAACGCGGCATGCCCGAATCCCGTATTCAGGAATTGGTCTGCCCCATTGGCGTGCCAGGTATCAAGGGCAAAGCCCCATCAATTATTGCCGTGGCTGTCGCCGCCGAATTGCTGGCCCACGCCTATGAAATGGGCCAGCTCAGTCGCTGATGCGACCTCGACTTCAAGGATATTATGACGACCTCTTTACACTCCGCCTGCGCCTACCGTGCCCAACTGTTGTACTTTGTAGCGGACCCCACCACGCTGGAAGATCCTTCCGAAGCGGTGCGCTACCACAGTGACGGCCTGTTGCTGGTCAACGAACAAGGCCAGATCCAAGCCTGTGGTGACTGGTCCGAACTGTCACGCAGCCTGCCAACCGGCGCAAAGACCGTGGATCTGAGCGGGAAAATCATCATGCCGGGCATGATCGACACCCACCTGCACTTTCCGCAAACCGATATCATCGCCTCCCCTGCCAGCGGCCTGCTGCCCTGGCTGGAAACCTATACCTTCCCGACTGAGGGCCGTTTTGGCGATAGCGAACATGCCCGCGAAGTGGCGGGTGTGTTTCTGGACGAGCTACTGCGCAATGGCACCACTACCGCCCTGGTCTATGGCAGTGTGCACCGCCAATCCGTGGATGCCTTCTTTGAAGAAAGCGACGAGCGCAATCTACGCATGATTGCGGGCAAGGTGATGATGGACCGCAACTGCCCGGACTATCTGCAAGATACCGCCGAGTCGGGCGCACGCGATTCGGAAGACCTGATTCAGCGTTGGCACGGCAAGGGTCGCCAACTGTACGCCCTGACACCCCGTTTTGCGCCCACCTCCACCCCGGAGCAATTGGCCGCCTGTGGTGAACTGGCCCGCGCCTACCCCGATGTGTTTGTACAAACCCATGTGGCAGAAAACAAGGACGAGATCAAATGGGTAAGCGAGCTGTTCCCCAAGAATCGCAGCTATCTGGACGTGTACGACAGCGTTGGCCTGCTACGCCCCCGTGCCATCTACGGCCATAGTATCTGGCTGGATGAGCAGGATCGCGCCCGCATGCACGATACTGGCAGCATTGCCGCCCACTGCCCGACCTCCAACCTGTTCCTGGCCAGCGGCCTGTTCGATTTCCAGTCCATTCGCCAAAGCAAGGTGCTGCACACCCTGGCAACTGACGTGGGCGGTGGTACCTCCTTCTCCATGCTGCGTACCATGAACGAGGCGCACAAAGTGGCCCGTCTGAACAACTACCATCTGACCGCTGCATCCATGTTCTACATGGCGACCGAAGGCGCCGCCCGTGCCTTGGACATGCAAGGTCAAATCGGCACGCTGGCCCCCGGTGCCGAGGCCGACTTTATCGTGATGGACCCCAAGGCCACCCCTTTGATGGCCCGCCGCAGCACCATGCTGAACTCGCTGGAAGAACAACTATTCGTGCTGGCTCTGCTGGGCGACGATCGCTGCATTCAGGCCAGCTACAGCGCCGGTCGACCAGTGCATCAGCGCGATCACTAAAACAACGGCAGCCGGTTCCTGGCAGGCAAGTTCAATCATTCAACCCGCCGCCAGGGACTCGGTTCTGCCTACCTAAGAAAGCATCTACACGCGTTTTTCGATTTCACGCGGATTTTACGGTGCCAGCGATACATTGATCCCGTCAGTAGGGAGCCAGCCCCGGCTCCCCTCTCATCTTGACGAGATTTGATTATGTCCGGCACATCAACCCTGGTGCAACGAAACTCCCTGTTCTATCTGTTGACGCAGGTTGTGGGAGTGACCTTTTTGTTCCTCTGGCTGGCCAGCCTGGCTCAAGACTGGTCCCCGCCCAATCCCTTATTGGCCTCCAGCCAGCAGCCTGGCCATATGGCCCATGAAATGAAAGAGGCACAAGGTCTGCTAACTGGCCTGATTGCTGTTGCCAGCTTGTCCCTGGCTGCCTGGAAGCTGCGCCAACTGCACGGACAGGAGGCTTTGCCAAGCAAACGTATCCTGTTGCTCGGCACCAGCCTGTTCCTGGCCGTGCCTTTGCTGATGCTGCTTCTGCAACACTCCATTGCCTCTCCAAGCCTGGAATTACTGTATCGCCAACTGCCCGAGGTCAAGCCTTTGCTGGAAGTGGGTGCCGTCGTCGTGGGCGCTGGCTTGCTGCACCTGTACTTTGCCGGCTGGGCCTTGAACCAGGCCCGCCTGCGCTGGGGTGGCTTGCTGGCCGGTTTGCTCTGTGCCTTTTTACTGGGTCTGCTGGAAGCGGATCAAGAGCGTATCAACCTGACTCAAATATTTGCCTCGCTGGCGCTTGTCTGGCTGCTAGGCAGCATCGCCTTCTACCCCTTGATCGTGAACCCCAAACGCTGGTCGGCCTCCCATAGCGCACGCGCCACGGTAGCCCAGGCCTGGGAACATTTGGCCAGCATTCAGGTACAACGTCGTCGTACCCTGGGGGTGTTTGGTGGCCTGATGGTCATCATTCTGCCTTTCTTCGCTCCCACCTGGACAGCCGACTCCCTGGTCTTTCAATTGACCCGCATGACCGGTTTGGGCCTGACTCTGCTTGCCGTCCTGGGTCGCTGTTGGTGCATGCTTTATTTAGGCGGCCACAAAGGCTCCAGCCTGATCAGCCAAGGCCCCTATTCCGTCAGCCGCAACCCGCTGTATCTGTTTTCACTCTGTGCCGTCACAGGGATGGGCGCGCTGTCCGGCAGCCTGCTGCTTGGCCCCATACTGGCCCTGATTGTCTATGCCGTCTTCAATAATGTGATCGATGAAGAACAGGTTCTGCTACACAAAGTTTTTGGCCAGGATTATCAGGCCTACTGCCAGCGCGTCCCCCGTCTGGCGCCACGCCTGAGCCTGTGGAACAGCCCGAGCGAGCTGCAAGTGTCCCTGACAGGACTGGCCCGCACCTTGCGCGATGCCTTGCCTTACTTCCTGATCTGGCCCGTCTTTGCCCTGGCGCAGTGGCTGCAGATGAATGGCTGGGTCCCCGTACTACTACGCCTACCCTGATTGCCCTGCAGTAAAGTAAGCTGCACAAGAACTGTCCCAACCCAGCGGAACAAGCTGTCATGCGTGTCCTGATTGTTGAAAACGATACGACCATTGCCGAAAATCTTTATACCTATCTGGAGCTGAAAGGCTTTGTTGTGGATGCTGCCTACGATGGCAATGGTGCGCTGACACGGCTACAAGAACAGGATTTTGATGCTCTGGTGCTGGATCTGGGTCTACCCAGTCTGGATGGCTTTGGGGTTCTGCAGGCGCTACGTCAATCCCATCAAACTCCCATCCCCACCTTGGTATTGACAGCGCGCAGCCAGCTGGAAAGCAAGCTCACCGCTTTTGATCTTGGAGCCGACGACTATCTGATCAAGCCCTTTGCCCTGACCGAAGTTGAGGCCCGGCTACGTGCCTTGATGCGCCGTGGTCCGCCACAAGTGCAACACGGCTCGCTATATTGGGGCACATTAGAATACAACCTGGATACGACACTAGTTAGGGTAAACGGACAAGAACTGCATCTCAGTTTCAAAACCCGTCAGTTACTGGTAGCCCTGCTACGCGACCCACAATCCATACTGACGCGCCGCACTCTGGAGAAAACCCTGTGGCCCCAAGGAACACCTTCACAAGAGGCCCTACGCAGTCAAATCCACATCTTGCGCCGCGCCTTGTCTGAAGCAGGTGCAGGTACCATCGAAACCCTGCCTGGCATGGGGTGGCGTTTGCAACCAGCAAATTAAGCGATGAACAAAGTCCCACGCCAACATCGCTTCCTGAACACCCTCACCCAACGGGTGTCCTGGACGCTGACCCTGATTGCCACCTTACTAGTCGTCATTATGGGCGGACTGGCCTATGTCGCCTTTGCCTATATGGAAGACGAGATGGTCAATGCCATGCTGATCTCCTACGCCCGCAGCCCCACCCTCTTGCCCGATAACACCCCTGATCGCAGCAAAGCCTTGGGGGCTGAGCTGGACATCTATTGGTTCCTGCCAGGCCAAACTTTAGACAGTCTGCCCGAGATTGCCCGCGTCCCCAAACCAGGTATCTACGAGTTCAATCTACGCAGTGACAACTGGCACGTGCTACGCCAGGATACAGAGCAAGGCCAACTCTATCTGCTGTACCGTACCCCTCCTCACGAAGACCGGGTACGCGAGTTTGGCCTTATCCTGATTCTGATTGGCTCTGCCACCATACTACTGGTCTTTCTACTAAGTCGCCGCGTCGCCCGTCATACCATCGCTCCCATGCTGACCCTGTCCCGCCACCTGGAAAACTGGGCACCAGGCCGCTCTGGCCTGCCCGAGCATCAGGACGATGAAGCCGGACGTCTGATCCGGGCCTTTAATCGCATGCAGGAGCAAGTTGAAGAACTGCTGACCCATGAACGCGAGTTCGCCGCCAACCTGGGTCACGAGTTACGTACAGGGCTGACCGCCATACGCAGCGATTGCGAGCTTTTACTGCTACAACGGCCCGAAGGCCCGCAACAACAACGTCTGCAACGCATGATGGTCCACGCCGATGCGGTCACTGCCAGCCTGGATGCCGCAGAAAGTCTGGCCTATACCGCAGAACGCCATATGCACGAGGTGGACATCCACGAACTGGCACAGCAGACTTGGCAGGCTGTCGCTTTGCTGGATACCGATAGCCACAAAGTACGTTGGAGCAACTTGGTACCCAACAACTTGCTCTACACGCTGGACCCC is a genomic window containing:
- the xdhC gene encoding xanthine dehydrogenase accessory protein XdhC, whose amino-acid sequence is MSNWPSLALARIKAGERLVLCSVALAKGSTPRTAGTAMLFSQTEQWLTIGGGHLEWVAAEQARVMLSQPCSSGWSMSRLPLGPSLGQCCGGVVTLLYETLDASDLGWLEELNNTVRAGQATSRRSQLLSDGNKQVDIQSPSIVDESRLDYDGSQGVWMEDLPPPPLTILLFGAGHVGEALVQILGTLPCRVLWIDERPELFPAQVPSNVSLEVTDIPDALIEQAPSNSYFLIMTHNHGLDLALCQTILRRPDTAYVGLIGSMTKRRQFERRLQQRGMPESRIQELVCPIGVPGIKGKAPSIIAVAVAAELLAHAYEMGQLSR
- the guaD gene encoding guanine deaminase — translated: MTTSLHSACAYRAQLLYFVADPTTLEDPSEAVRYHSDGLLLVNEQGQIQACGDWSELSRSLPTGAKTVDLSGKIIMPGMIDTHLHFPQTDIIASPASGLLPWLETYTFPTEGRFGDSEHAREVAGVFLDELLRNGTTTALVYGSVHRQSVDAFFEESDERNLRMIAGKVMMDRNCPDYLQDTAESGARDSEDLIQRWHGKGRQLYALTPRFAPTSTPEQLAACGELARAYPDVFVQTHVAENKDEIKWVSELFPKNRSYLDVYDSVGLLRPRAIYGHSIWLDEQDRARMHDTGSIAAHCPTSNLFLASGLFDFQSIRQSKVLHTLATDVGGGTSFSMLRTMNEAHKVARLNNYHLTAASMFYMATEGAARALDMQGQIGTLAPGAEADFIVMDPKATPLMARRSTMLNSLEEQLFVLALLGDDRCIQASYSAGRPVHQRDH
- a CDS encoding isoprenylcysteine carboxylmethyltransferase family protein gives rise to the protein MSGTSTLVQRNSLFYLLTQVVGVTFLFLWLASLAQDWSPPNPLLASSQQPGHMAHEMKEAQGLLTGLIAVASLSLAAWKLRQLHGQEALPSKRILLLGTSLFLAVPLLMLLLQHSIASPSLELLYRQLPEVKPLLEVGAVVVGAGLLHLYFAGWALNQARLRWGGLLAGLLCAFLLGLLEADQERINLTQIFASLALVWLLGSIAFYPLIVNPKRWSASHSARATVAQAWEHLASIQVQRRRTLGVFGGLMVIILPFFAPTWTADSLVFQLTRMTGLGLTLLAVLGRCWCMLYLGGHKGSSLISQGPYSVSRNPLYLFSLCAVTGMGALSGSLLLGPILALIVYAVFNNVIDEEQVLLHKVFGQDYQAYCQRVPRLAPRLSLWNSPSELQVSLTGLARTLRDALPYFLIWPVFALAQWLQMNGWVPVLLRLP
- a CDS encoding response regulator transcription factor — encoded protein: MRVLIVENDTTIAENLYTYLELKGFVVDAAYDGNGALTRLQEQDFDALVLDLGLPSLDGFGVLQALRQSHQTPIPTLVLTARSQLESKLTAFDLGADDYLIKPFALTEVEARLRALMRRGPPQVQHGSLYWGTLEYNLDTTLVRVNGQELHLSFKTRQLLVALLRDPQSILTRRTLEKTLWPQGTPSQEALRSQIHILRRALSEAGAGTIETLPGMGWRLQPAN
- a CDS encoding HAMP domain-containing sensor histidine kinase translates to MNKVPRQHRFLNTLTQRVSWTLTLIATLLVVIMGGLAYVAFAYMEDEMVNAMLISYARSPTLLPDNTPDRSKALGAELDIYWFLPGQTLDSLPEIARVPKPGIYEFNLRSDNWHVLRQDTEQGQLYLLYRTPPHEDRVREFGLILILIGSATILLVFLLSRRVARHTIAPMLTLSRHLENWAPGRSGLPEHQDDEAGRLIRAFNRMQEQVEELLTHEREFAANLGHELRTGLTAIRSDCELLLLQRPEGPQQQRLQRMMVHADAVTASLDAAESLAYTAERHMHEVDIHELAQQTWQAVALLDTDSHKVRWSNLVPNNLLYTLDPYALSMLLRILMRNAIDHAAPCKLQLSWISPSVLTLQDDGPGIAKQDQILIFERHFSQGKQLVNGLREKGHKGIGLALARQLALAQGWSLSVQSEANGKGCMFKLDLDPA